Below is a genomic region from Fusobacterium canifelinum.
AAGAAATAGAAGCTAAAATAGCTAAAATTGATAAAAAAATTTCTTTTGGTAATTTTTTACCAAGAATTTCTGCTATGTATTCAATATCTGAATTGGATAGATATGTGAGTGCAACTATTCCAGCACCTGATATAACATTAGGAATTTTAGGTGGAATAACTCTACCATCACTTCCAGCTACATTGACAAGTAGAATGGTAGACAAAGACTTTAAAAATTATGCTTTAACTGCACAACTTCCAATTTTTGTGCCTGCCACTTGGTTTTTATATTCTGCAAGAGAAAAAGGAGAAAATATCAGTTTATATACAGAAGATTTAACTAAAAAGATGATAAAATTAAAGGTTATAAGTGAATATTATTATATTTTAGCCTTAGAAAGTGAAAAAAGGGTTTTAGAAAGCGAATATGAATATGCAAAAAATTTAAATAAAAATGCAAAATTAGCACTAGAAGCTGAAAGTATTTTAAAATGGCAAGAAGAACAGACAGAACTTTTAATTAAACAAAAAGAAAATGCTATTAAAAACAATAAAAGAGATTTACAGATTGCTAAAATGAATTTAATGAATGATTTAGGTTTAGACTTAAATGCAGATTTTAGATTTGTTATTCCAGAAGACACAGTTTATAAACTTCCTCCACTTGAAGATGTTGTATATGATGCACTTATCAATAGTGAACTTATAAAAATAAGTCATAATGTAGTAGCAATTAGTAAGGATAAAGTAAAAATTGCAATGAGTAGTTTTTTACCTCAAATCAGTTTAAATGGTGGAGTTATTGGAACAGGTTTAACATTATTAAACCCTCAAAACATCATTTTTGGAGCTGTTATGGGATTTTTGTCATTATTTAATGGTTTTAAAGATGTAAATGAATATGAAAAAGCTAAGTTACAATCAGAAGCTGCTTATATACAAAGAGAAGAAGTTATTATGAATACTATTATATCAGCAGTAAATTCATATAATAATGTCCAAAAAAGTATAGAAGATAAAGAATTGGCTGATATGAATTATAATATAGCCGAACAAAAATTTAAACAAAAAAAATTAGAAAGGGAAGTTGGAAATATTACAGATGCTGATTTATTAAATGAAATGACTGAATTAGAAAAAGCAGCTAGTCTTAAAGAAAAAGCTGACTATAAATACAGTGTTTCAGTTGAAGCATTAAAAATGTTAATTGAAAAATAGGAGCTGAACTTATTATGAAAACAAAATATATATTACTTTTTTTGATAATTTTTATTTTTACAGCTTGCAAAAAAGATGCAGAAGAAGAAATCATAAGACCTGTAAAAATTCAAGAAATAGACTCAATTCAGAATAAAAATTTTAACATTGATTTTCCTGCTCAAATTTCTCCTACACAAAAAACAATTTTATCTTTTAAATATGCAGGTAAGATTAAAAGTATAAATTTTGAAAGTGGAGATTTTGTAAAAAAAGGTCAAGTTATTGCTACAATGGATAATAAAGATTATATGGTGAATTTAGAAGCATTTTCTAAAAAATATGAAGCAGCTAAAGCTGTTGCTCAAAATGCAGAAGTACAATTTTCTAGAGCTGAAAAATTATATAAAGGTGGAGCTCTTGCAAAAAAAGATTATGACAATGCACTTATGCAAAAAAATGTTGCCATTTCAACTTTTAAAGAAGCTAGTGCTGGGCTTGAAAATGCAAGAAATACTTTAAATGATACAAAAATAACAGCTC
It encodes:
- a CDS encoding TolC family protein, which encodes MKLGNNLIFLSLILFLSCSKVNIENENKTMMEGLKEKEISTENLRREKEGMLSLDECIDLALKNNSQIKLKEIEAKIAKIDKKISFGNFLPRISAMYSISELDRYVSATIPAPDITLGILGGITLPSLPATLTSRMVDKDFKNYALTAQLPIFVPATWFLYSAREKGENISLYTEDLTKKMIKLKVISEYYYILALESEKRVLESEYEYAKNLNKNAKLALEAESILKWQEEQTELLIKQKENAIKNNKRDLQIAKMNLMNDLGLDLNADFRFVIPEDTVYKLPPLEDVVYDALINSELIKISHNVVAISKDKVKIAMSSFLPQISLNGGVIGTGLTLLNPQNIIFGAVMGFLSLFNGFKDVNEYEKAKLQSEAAYIQREEVIMNTIISAVNSYNNVQKSIEDKELADMNYNIAEQKFKQKKLEREVGNITDADLLNEMTELEKAASLKEKADYKYSVSVEALKMLIEK